From the genome of Anopheles moucheti chromosome 3, idAnoMoucSN_F20_07, whole genome shotgun sequence, one region includes:
- the LOC128304964 gene encoding uncharacterized protein LOC128304964, producing the protein MSFKGHRCTLPAVLRLGDSETHLPPILPGTTLAARILRHIRTLLLLSPDHPETRIYYRSRTKIAAENARLVRELPPFIVHPFSSFRKCWEMVMYFVLTLHLVTLAFAFAFAPHLSYVVLCRIQLFDCVLCAMLGTEFAVKLVTGYVSQGEVILEPSRIVRYRLRWWNVVNRMLLFVPYVLLLDELVRAFYQDAVTAYLCLVIYLYLLCIWRFRSINWYFVTVARSLFRLSEKQIRYLEPIMDTLYVLHWTSCLLYVVPMLTLSLLGDNPFEASFLVDVLWSHDQHRDATLYPITHRSRLPPIGNVRDYLQQHLPKSSMCGEFMAARLHDVEHNVSVTYRYLRAMMITLKISVQGGHSLSVTHDFLHEWTQSLLLLGGWIWSTYILLLLIRTIITADASETQYDEILNEIDAFCRRMRLGSAVNRKMSRHFACHYRMHYFDERPIKMQASDNLRRTVLMEVAFQRFLARSDVFRDLPPYILEDIADQLQFEIYLEQDTIIEAASAASTMYFLAIGTAAVYTPDGVELGHLIDGANFGAIALFRPDAQHTVHVVALEVCEVYRLARVNFQKLLKPHSYLLGQVVKQADKRILERKLSIDEYPEEQYYDTFFY; encoded by the coding sequence ATGTCCTTCAAAGGACACCGCTGTACTCTTCCGGCAGTTCTCCGGTTGGGCGATTCCGAAACACACCTCCCTCCAATCCTGCCCGGCACAACACTGGCCGCACGGATACTGCGCCACATCCGTACCCTACTGCTCCTCTCGCCCGATCATCCCGAAACCCGCATCTACTATCGCAGCCGAACGAAGATAGCGGCGGAGAATGCAAGACTGGTCCGGGAACTACCACCGTTCATCGTGCACCCGTTCAGCAGCTTCCGCAAGTGTTGGGAAATGGTGATGTACTTCGTGCTGACACTCCATCTAGTGACGCTCGCGTTTGCGTTCGCATTCGCGCCCCATCTTTCGTACGTCGTCCTGTGCAGGATCCAGCTGTTTGACTGTGTGCTATGCGCGATGCTTGGGACAGAGTTCGCCGTAAAGCTGGTTACTGGATACGTGAGCCAGGGCGAAGTGATACTGGAACCAAGCCGTATCGTGCGGTATCGGTTGCGCTGGTGGAATGTGGTCAATCGGATGTTGCTGTTCGTGCCGTATGTGCTCCTGCTGGACGAATTGGTACGTGCCTTCTATCAGGATGCTGTGACCGCTTACCTCTGTCTCGTGATCTACCTGTATCTGCTCTGCATCTGGCGCTTCCGATCCATCAACTGGTACTTTGTGACGGTCGCCCGTAGTCTGTTCCGGCTGTCCGAAAAGCAGATCCGCTATCTGGAACCCATCATGGATACGCTGTACGTGCTCCACTGGACATCCTGCCTGTTGTACGTCGTGCCGATGCTGACACTATCCCTGCTCGGTGACAATCCGTTCGAGGCTAGTTTCCTGGTGGATGTCCTGTGGAGTCACGACCAACATCGAGACGCTACTCTCTACCCAATCACACACCGATCCCGCCTGCCTCCGATCGGCAACGTTCGAGATTACCTCCAGCAGCATCTACCGAAGTCTTCCATGTGTGGTGAGTTCATGGCAGCACGGCTGCATGACGTGGAGCACAACGTGTCCGTAACGTATCGATATCTGCGTGCCATGATGATCACGCTCAAGATTAGCGTACAGGGTGGACACTCACTCTCCGTAACCCACGACTTCCTGCACGAATGGACGCAATCACTGCTCCTGCTCGGTGGTTGGATCTGGTCCACCTACATCTTGCTCCTGCTGATCCGCACCATCATCACGGCGGACGCCAGTGAGACACAGTACGATGAGATACTGAACGAGATCGATGCATTCTGCCGGCGGATGCGGCTCGGCAGCGCTGTCAATCGAAAAATGAGCCGTCACTTTGCCTGCCACTATCGGATGCATTACTTCGATGAGCGTCCTATCAAGATGCAGGCGTCGGATAATCTTCGCCGCACCGTACTGATGGAGGTTGCCTTCCAACGCTTCCTGGCACGGAGTGATGTGTTCCGCGATCTGCCACCGTACATACTTGAGGATATTGCCGATCAGCTGCAGTTCGAGATATATCTGGAGCAGGACACCATAATAGAGGCAGCTAGTGCGGCCAGCACGATGTACTTTCTTGCGATCGGTACAGCCGCCGTCTATACGCCGGATGGGGTGGAGTTGGGCCATCTGATCGATGGTGCGAACTTTGGCGCTATTGCACTCTTTCGCCCGGATGCCCAACACACAGTGCATGTCGTGGCGCTGGAGGTGTGTGAGGTGTATCGGCTTGCGAGGGTCAACTTTCAGAAGCTGCTCAAACCGCACAGTTACCTGCTGGGGCAGGTTGTGAAGCAAGCGGACAAACGTATCCTGGAGAGGAAGCTGTCCATTGATGAGTATCCCGAGGAGCAGTACTACGACACATTCTTCTACTGA